The Bifidobacterium eulemuris genome includes a window with the following:
- a CDS encoding NUDIX domain-containing protein: MSNDTYRRFDPWRPSPVKEISRKQIIETHYFDVDHVTYESNQIGSFERYFIRENNGETVAVVALTEDGMIPLVEQYRLANHRWTLEIPAGHANMPSERPMEVAARKLAEEAGYEAGRLTQFARFMNTPGYSTQHTSVFFATDLKPAPRAEIGPETPRSDVRLLSIDDAYQMVINGTIADAKSVVAIMRLKLGIIDHLDD, encoded by the coding sequence ATGAGTAACGATACCTATCGCAGATTCGATCCGTGGCGTCCGTCGCCGGTTAAGGAGATCTCGCGCAAGCAGATCATCGAGACCCATTATTTCGACGTGGACCATGTCACCTACGAATCCAACCAGATAGGCTCCTTCGAACGGTATTTCATCCGCGAGAACAACGGCGAGACCGTGGCCGTGGTCGCGCTTACGGAGGATGGGATGATTCCGCTGGTGGAACAATACCGTCTTGCGAACCATCGCTGGACGTTGGAGATCCCCGCCGGACACGCCAACATGCCGAGCGAACGGCCGATGGAGGTCGCCGCGCGCAAGCTGGCGGAGGAGGCAGGATACGAGGCCGGCAGGCTCACGCAGTTCGCCCGCTTCATGAACACGCCCGGCTATTCCACGCAGCATACGTCGGTGTTTTTCGCCACCGACCTCAAGCCTGCCCCGCGCGCGGAGATCGGACCGGAAACCCCCCGCTCGGATGTGCGTCTGCTCAGCATCGACGACGCCTATCAGATGGTGATCAACGGCACCATCGCCGACGCCAAGTCCGTGGTAGCGATCATGCGGCTGAAGCTGGGGATCATCGACCATCTGGACGACTAG
- a CDS encoding ParA family protein, which yields MRIAIANAKGGVAKTTTAIYLASTIAHRGGLVEVWDADPQSSASLWADAAADAGDPLPYQVLPANLSTMRRLASASVDDGRWSIIDCPPQGKLLEAAVRSVDFVIVPTSDSPMDLQQAWATLDEVLKNTPASVLVVRAQCNTRAFRDTMDALEESDSPRFETVIRFRQEIKKGLGSNPGDKLYEYRDLLTEIDKELR from the coding sequence ATGAGAATCGCTATCGCGAACGCGAAGGGCGGTGTGGCGAAGACCACGACCGCGATTTATCTGGCTTCCACGATCGCCCATCGGGGCGGTCTTGTCGAGGTGTGGGACGCGGATCCGCAATCGTCGGCGAGTCTGTGGGCGGACGCAGCGGCCGACGCGGGCGACCCGCTGCCGTATCAGGTGCTGCCCGCGAATCTGAGCACCATGCGTCGTCTCGCTTCGGCGTCGGTCGATGACGGCCGGTGGTCCATCATCGATTGCCCTCCCCAGGGCAAGTTGCTGGAGGCTGCGGTGAGGTCAGTCGATTTCGTGATCGTGCCGACATCGGACAGTCCGATGGACTTGCAGCAGGCGTGGGCGACATTGGATGAGGTGTTGAAGAACACTCCGGCATCCGTGCTGGTCGTGCGCGCGCAATGCAACACCCGCGCCTTCCGGGACACGATGGACGCGTTGGAGGAATCGGACTCGCCCCGTTTCGAGACCGTCATCCGTTTCCGCCAGGAGATCAAGAAGGGACTCGGCTCGAATCCCGGCGACAAGCTCTACGAGTACCGCGACCTGCTCACCGAGATTGATAAGGAGTTGCGATGA
- a CDS encoding DUF2786 domain-containing protein: MSDDRFERMLERVRRLLALAEDPASSDSEAEVAYERAQKLMQEHAIESWRLRHVGEPVERISEKCVPVDASPVNRYKAALAKIIAEANQCDAFCSAYTSRNHRDVITSVTFVGTPGNIEKSVLLWQSMELRRAAHWRIALSRERARIAANIEKELSPSHLALMERMGASPARYARERCAEAPFRNGFYLGFCQRIEARFAALGRDMESVGSDLMLSHRNAISDYMAGHDLKTMQCPALTVSHDGVRAGREDADMTSIGLAETEAERSRYEIHA; the protein is encoded by the coding sequence ATGAGTGATGATCGTTTCGAGCGGATGCTGGAGCGCGTGCGTCGTTTGCTTGCTTTGGCGGAGGATCCCGCCAGCAGTGACAGCGAGGCCGAAGTGGCCTACGAGCGCGCTCAGAAGCTGATGCAGGAGCATGCCATCGAGTCGTGGCGTCTGCGGCATGTCGGTGAGCCGGTGGAGCGGATCAGCGAGAAGTGCGTGCCGGTCGATGCGAGTCCGGTCAATCGGTACAAGGCCGCTTTGGCGAAGATCATCGCGGAGGCGAACCAATGCGATGCGTTCTGTTCGGCCTACACGTCGCGTAATCATCGCGATGTGATCACGAGCGTCACGTTCGTCGGGACGCCCGGGAACATCGAGAAGTCCGTGCTGCTCTGGCAGAGCATGGAGCTGCGCCGTGCGGCGCATTGGCGTATCGCGCTCAGCCGGGAACGCGCGCGCATCGCGGCGAACATCGAGAAGGAGCTGTCTCCATCCCATTTGGCGCTTATGGAACGCATGGGGGCGTCTCCCGCACGTTACGCTCGGGAGCGCTGCGCCGAAGCCCCGTTCCGCAACGGCTTCTACCTCGGTTTCTGCCAGCGCATCGAAGCCCGTTTCGCCGCGCTCGGCCGAGATATGGAATCCGTGGGCAGCGATCTCATGCTTTCCCACCGCAACGCCATCTCGGACTATATGGCCGGCCATGATCTCAAAACCATGCAGTGCCCGGCGTTGACGGTCAGCCATGACGGGGTGCGCGCGGGACGCGAGGATGCCGATATGACCAGTATCGGTTTGGCCGAAACGGAAGCGGAAAGGAGCAGGTATGAGATCCACGCATAG
- a CDS encoding PrgI family protein, whose product MALQMRVYKEIHGVEAKVQWGMSWRQMLAGALMLVVGGGETFVFFWLLHQTNLGAALLFVVCAPLAAWGWWRPKGLMPEKYAVYVLRHKFGSNLLFRDGPASHHSSAKPSVNEHQSQSRRRHA is encoded by the coding sequence ATGGCTTTGCAGATGAGGGTCTATAAGGAGATCCACGGGGTCGAGGCGAAGGTCCAGTGGGGCATGAGCTGGAGGCAGATGCTGGCCGGCGCGTTGATGCTCGTTGTTGGTGGCGGGGAGACGTTCGTGTTCTTCTGGCTCCTGCATCAGACGAATTTGGGCGCGGCCTTGTTGTTCGTGGTGTGCGCGCCTCTTGCGGCGTGGGGCTGGTGGAGGCCGAAAGGTCTGATGCCTGAAAAATACGCCGTCTATGTGCTGCGGCACAAGTTCGGGTCGAATCTGCTGTTTCGCGACGGTCCGGCCAGCCATCACTCATCGGCCAAACCATCAGTTAATGAGCACCAATCACAATCAAGGAGGCGACATGCGTAA
- a CDS encoding VirB6/TrbL-like conjugal transfer protein, CD1112 family, producing the protein MLNMIGGGGLGSNVTNLLTASPDSWNPTLYQLALSVHSVVVKPLTSVILAIMFTLELSRNSTRIESDRELGVKIVAGTLFKVALVLLAAQNADLFLRAFNSISSWLVTGVSDQMSADTTATGNELGDQMRDQISDAGVMGQAALLILLLIPFLLSQLASVIATVVMYVRFIEIYALTAFQSLPFALLIHDDTKPIAIGYFKAYARTCINAVTLLICLAIYQAIVADAVGLSAAEGDMVGWVTGHFAQLLMASVLLFFVIQLSQRVSRAVAGE; encoded by the coding sequence ATGCTGAACATGATCGGCGGCGGTGGGCTGGGATCGAACGTGACCAATCTGCTCACCGCGTCGCCGGACTCATGGAATCCGACGCTGTATCAGTTGGCTTTGAGCGTGCATTCGGTGGTGGTCAAGCCGTTGACGAGCGTGATCCTCGCAATCATGTTCACTCTGGAGCTTTCTCGTAACTCGACCCGTATCGAGTCCGATCGCGAACTTGGAGTGAAGATCGTGGCCGGAACGTTGTTCAAGGTGGCATTGGTGCTTTTGGCCGCTCAAAACGCCGATCTGTTCCTCCGGGCCTTCAATTCGATTTCCAGCTGGCTTGTCACCGGCGTTTCGGACCAGATGAGCGCCGACACCACCGCGACCGGCAATGAGCTTGGCGATCAGATGCGTGACCAGATATCGGATGCGGGTGTCATGGGCCAGGCGGCGTTGCTGATTCTGCTGCTTATTCCGTTCCTGTTGTCGCAGTTGGCGAGTGTGATCGCGACCGTGGTCATGTACGTGCGCTTCATCGAGATCTACGCGCTGACGGCCTTCCAGTCGCTGCCGTTCGCATTGCTGATCCATGACGACACCAAACCAATCGCGATTGGTTATTTCAAGGCGTATGCGCGGACCTGCATTAATGCGGTCACGTTGTTGATCTGTCTGGCGATCTATCAGGCGATCGTTGCGGACGCTGTTGGTTTGTCCGCTGCGGAGGGAGACATGGTCGGTTGGGTGACCGGGCATTTCGCCCAACTGTTGATGGCTTCGGTGCTGTTGTTCTTCGTTATCCAGCTTTCCCAGCGTGTGAGCCGCGCGGTGGCCGGCGAGTGA
- a CDS encoding ANTAR domain-containing response regulator: protein MTAGKKSDDANMALDEVLTSEELQEAARQENEPVVATGSGAHTVVVAEDEAVNRMDLVAMLEDNGYEVVGQAANGEEAVELTRKFRPDVVCMDVKMPRMDGIAAAGVICDENIAPVVMLTAFSQTDLVKKATGAGAMAYVTKPYEESKLLPAMEVAIGRFAEINDLLDNVERGERQLKEAEQQLREVEEKLKKAEDTLEERKLVDRAKGLLMDKADFSEQGAFRWIQKTSMDQRIPKKRLAQAIIAKYGDPKPADEDER from the coding sequence ATGACCGCAGGGAAGAAGTCTGACGACGCGAATATGGCACTGGACGAGGTGTTGACCAGCGAGGAGCTTCAGGAGGCCGCTCGTCAGGAGAACGAGCCTGTCGTCGCAACCGGCAGCGGCGCTCATACCGTGGTGGTGGCCGAGGATGAGGCCGTGAACCGTATGGATTTGGTCGCCATGCTCGAGGACAACGGCTACGAGGTCGTCGGCCAGGCCGCCAACGGTGAGGAGGCCGTCGAACTGACGCGCAAATTCCGCCCGGATGTGGTGTGCATGGATGTGAAGATGCCCCGTATGGACGGTATCGCCGCCGCAGGCGTGATCTGCGACGAGAACATCGCCCCCGTGGTGATGCTGACCGCGTTCTCCCAGACCGATCTGGTGAAGAAGGCCACCGGCGCCGGCGCCATGGCCTACGTGACCAAGCCGTATGAGGAATCCAAGCTGCTTCCCGCCATGGAGGTCGCCATCGGCCGCTTCGCCGAGATCAACGACCTGCTCGACAACGTCGAGCGCGGGGAACGCCAGCTCAAGGAGGCCGAGCAGCAGCTGCGCGAGGTCGAGGAGAAACTGAAGAAGGCCGAGGACACGCTGGAGGAGCGCAAGCTCGTCGACCGTGCCAAGGGCCTGCTGATGGACAAGGCCGACTTCTCCGAGCAGGGCGCTTTCCGTTGGATTCAGAAGACCTCCATGGACCAGCGCATCCCGAAGAAGCGTCTCGCCCAGGCCATCATCGCCAAGTACGGCGATCCCAAGCCGGCAGACGAGGATGAGCGCTGA
- a CDS encoding helix-turn-helix domain-containing protein: protein MSNIALSWAYKCHVGNAAAKAVLIYLADRASDDGTGAFPKIDTIAKVTEFSESSVRKSLRLLQERGFIRKGDQRYARIGKGGRDRLPQYCQVVWDLNVGSDPTTLAWIENTHASEYDSTTMSVQPDPDAARLPDNDEARELDPDAKSENRENKPFPSSTPRTVLEKEEEDTHTPALHEVQTQSCTTYSASSAPRTVLYIKEETQQANPPSKPLPSATTWHLPDGETDGDDDDGWQEYLAEIEDGPDATSGLAESGVVADDLLRKLRGIRADAGLTTPEPTGRDRKAVLALHRRLQALHAPLDAFGLIVATLEWAIGRDWWARRIRTGRQLARLWDELEDDRAIEQRAVARHTSVRPAEEPDAQHLHATGCVHVRRLLDCGRAVDADPDSTRRHAHADQVLAWLDAGDDDAAIVARLADLLREERERHERDMTELARQRKLNGGHMFAGARERVGVMS from the coding sequence ATGAGCAATATTGCGTTGAGCTGGGCGTACAAGTGCCATGTGGGCAACGCGGCCGCCAAGGCCGTACTCATCTATCTGGCCGACCGCGCCTCTGACGACGGGACCGGCGCGTTTCCCAAGATTGACACGATCGCGAAGGTGACTGAGTTTTCCGAGTCGAGCGTGCGGAAAAGCCTACGCCTCCTCCAGGAGCGTGGATTCATCCGCAAAGGCGACCAACGATACGCGCGCATCGGCAAAGGCGGACGCGACCGACTGCCCCAGTACTGTCAGGTCGTGTGGGACCTTAATGTTGGCTCCGATCCGACCACCCTGGCATGGATCGAAAACACCCATGCCAGCGAGTACGATTCCACCACAATGAGTGTCCAGCCTGACCCGGATGCTGCTCGACTGCCCGATAACGACGAAGCCAGGGAGCTTGATCCCGACGCAAAGTCGGAGAACCGCGAAAATAAGCCATTCCCCAGCTCTACACCACGTACAGTGCTGGAAAAAGAAGAGGAGGACACCCATACTCCAGCACTGCATGAGGTACAGACCCAGTCCTGTACCACGTACAGTGCCAGCTCTGCACCACGTACAGTGCTGTATATAAAGGAAGAAACCCAACAGGCTAACCCTCCAAGTAAACCTCTCCCCTCTGCCACTACGTGGCATCTCCCCGACGGGGAGACCGACGGTGATGATGACGATGGATGGCAGGAATACCTCGCCGAAATCGAGGACGGACCGGACGCAACCAGTGGTCTTGCCGAGTCCGGTGTCGTCGCCGACGACCTGCTGCGCAAGCTGCGCGGTATCCGCGCCGACGCGGGACTGACCACGCCCGAGCCGACCGGCCGCGACCGCAAGGCCGTCCTCGCCCTGCACCGTCGCTTGCAAGCCCTGCACGCTCCGCTGGATGCTTTCGGCCTGATCGTCGCCACATTGGAATGGGCCATCGGCCGTGATTGGTGGGCCAGGCGGATCCGCACCGGCCGTCAATTGGCTCGATTGTGGGACGAGCTTGAGGACGACCGTGCCATCGAGCAGCGCGCCGTCGCACGCCACACATCGGTCAGGCCCGCCGAGGAGCCGGACGCCCAGCACCTCCACGCCACCGGCTGCGTGCATGTGCGCCGGCTGCTTGACTGCGGTCGCGCCGTCGATGCCGACCCTGACTCGACCCGACGCCACGCCCACGCTGATCAGGTCCTCGCATGGCTGGACGCGGGCGACGACGACGCGGCGATCGTGGCCCGTCTCGCCGACCTGCTGCGTGAGGAGCGCGAACGACACGAGCGGGACATGACGGAACTCGCCCGCCAACGCAAGCTGAACGGTGGGCATATGTTCGCCGGCGCGCGCGAACGAGTGGGGGTGATGTCATGA
- a CDS encoding LPXTG cell wall anchor domain-containing protein, whose translation MTFLNKCRKACATIASIAVLAGGLAAGTATAYASGGGGNAGGGIPTGGGGFFLSWRYQDNNDGGFGSATDTNSVRKALEMDWTRIEGSADAWINEALNEANSNCVARFNEAHPGETANCRVVAVGAIGTSSRQFGYVAGASHSIWMDAWNQTVQGGPYYNNGKSYSTSDIFTDQPGMSVDIIADQYAPDFVNGASTGSLVVIALNQYEPADPSYDLSISTQASGTTTKAGDTGDVSDTISLSNGGANTVENVSGTATLHWRGVDGSTRTASKSFTASNTGSTQVSFGYRDVDSSWESWPAGSFWFDVDVPKQGNMAAAASHAGEQDAKESWSASNEPPTKTLTNAAGETVTDDNDSIVSGSLYTAHISAHSSASSQFWIYDTIETKDVVIGGIDADDLSKVTVTDASGNVVAADISIDDSQEGKRVVKAHVTNPHSGVYTLNIPQSAKPTGSDYTISDGSIACWTGDNGMGSLADCQTGNSDEVGKVTPQPDKVWVLDEEGALEAADPDHTNQEGVDTKTFLVGDKIAVVVNGTLPAHLLNPLASYSITDDLTGSTEWIDWQSGKVFVDGEDVTDQFDIVIDQGARTATATAKASYIAATMFKTSESEVKFYLEGVIKAGATAGKKIQLTNVASETWNNETIETNEPPVFVWTPNPDKAWVKLDSDGDWVTVTDPTKSDMVGADNDYFRLGDRVAAVINGTLPTGLGRVPEISFSDDYSAVDSILDLDADNIRVYEQDASTSETSSIDGINKTGTDVTDRFDITTDGTKVTVNAHDDYEAEQKDLAVAKQITVLVTFDVQFDTTELLESYGKEQGDELNTCVDPSGADLDNVGSQTVGGSTVDTNSPKICVTVPPIHKQVIAESSQGGDQSDIDEQVVFPGQTVEYTVRVDPQIPADQAYEVTVLKLSDTYSEYTTANKQTLEITDLNTGSVIPKKTGYTVSWDDDAHSFVVTFSKDWVAANWQAGSNPRLLLRFEAKVHDDAPTDKTIDNKAALTVNNGVTESNEVTNNPPVITPKKQDTQKDPTISIDGKTALLGDKVYYRVSIDATDLSNAAYKVWRLGMVDDWDEEYLSLDETGIEVLDESGVDHTADFNIQVQDGVVYAFAKLVDTYIDATGETVPGDPQPTDLKAYSELTDADYDPLADPAIDQSLLGHTYTVVLPMTVIKVTDGYVVSNTATQIANDTRVETNTVTNPLKEINPSKDVTVSVGGDSVNGHSVYKDRLFLYKLDSSILPTDRAYPVITDWGGTDQLDTANDEYTGQWAIYASRDLYRDGEVIAQAGERIAGSNFDSSKFGGALFTVETDDNGLVTVNATQAYLDLVSADNEHEAGWTLYIQCKRLNVVDKVENVWTETLNGQPRESNTVWTRTPDMTPSLSIEKWDTASGIETGDRDSTDQALKMDGDSTEITFTITNTSGVDPDTGDGAWFKASDLDLSDSTIVGDAQIDMDSLVYPDGWDDLVLKPGESVDVRGTLKGVSEGSNHTDRAIVTGTPLVECAADTSDPFGDEVDPGFTVTGERVEIDGRQLCADTQVTSNTDDWSGYRDKPLASTGVAIGGMIVAAVAIAGAGVSLILVRRQRAHSARHAG comes from the coding sequence ATGACTTTTTTGAACAAGTGCCGTAAGGCGTGCGCTACGATCGCATCCATTGCGGTCCTGGCTGGCGGACTGGCAGCAGGCACCGCGACAGCCTATGCATCAGGAGGCGGCGGCAACGCAGGCGGAGGAATCCCGACCGGCGGTGGCGGTTTTTTCCTGTCATGGCGATATCAAGACAATAACGACGGCGGATTCGGATCAGCTACGGACACCAACAGTGTGCGCAAAGCCCTCGAAATGGACTGGACTCGCATCGAAGGCAGTGCCGACGCTTGGATCAACGAAGCCCTGAACGAAGCGAACTCTAATTGTGTCGCCCGTTTCAATGAAGCCCATCCAGGAGAAACAGCGAACTGTCGTGTCGTGGCAGTCGGAGCGATTGGCACGTCATCTCGCCAGTTCGGATATGTGGCTGGCGCATCTCATAGCATCTGGATGGACGCTTGGAATCAGACCGTGCAGGGCGGCCCCTACTACAACAATGGGAAATCGTACAGCACGAGTGACATCTTTACCGATCAGCCAGGCATGAGCGTTGATATCATTGCAGACCAATATGCACCTGACTTTGTCAACGGCGCATCAACTGGTTCCCTTGTCGTCATTGCCCTGAATCAGTACGAGCCTGCGGATCCGTCCTATGATTTGAGCATTTCGACGCAGGCGTCGGGGACGACGACTAAGGCCGGTGACACCGGTGATGTGTCGGACACGATCAGCCTTTCCAACGGCGGGGCCAACACCGTGGAGAACGTGAGCGGCACCGCGACGCTGCATTGGCGTGGCGTCGACGGGTCCACACGCACCGCGTCGAAGAGCTTCACCGCGTCGAACACCGGCAGTACCCAAGTGTCTTTCGGTTATCGTGATGTGGATTCGTCGTGGGAATCGTGGCCGGCGGGATCGTTCTGGTTCGATGTCGATGTGCCGAAGCAGGGCAACATGGCCGCCGCTGCGAGCCATGCGGGCGAGCAGGACGCAAAGGAGTCCTGGAGCGCGTCGAACGAGCCGCCGACCAAGACTCTGACGAACGCTGCGGGCGAGACCGTGACCGACGATAATGATTCGATTGTGTCCGGCTCGTTGTACACCGCGCACATCAGCGCGCATTCCTCTGCTTCGTCGCAGTTCTGGATTTACGACACCATCGAGACCAAGGACGTGGTGATCGGCGGCATCGATGCGGATGATCTGAGCAAGGTCACCGTGACCGACGCCTCCGGCAATGTGGTCGCCGCCGACATCAGCATCGATGACAGCCAGGAGGGCAAGCGTGTGGTCAAGGCCCACGTCACCAACCCGCATTCCGGCGTCTACACGTTGAATATTCCTCAGAGCGCGAAGCCGACCGGTTCGGACTACACCATCTCCGATGGTTCGATCGCGTGCTGGACGGGTGACAATGGCATGGGTTCGCTGGCCGATTGCCAGACCGGCAACAGCGACGAGGTGGGCAAGGTCACCCCTCAGCCCGACAAGGTGTGGGTTCTGGACGAGGAAGGCGCGCTTGAGGCCGCCGACCCAGACCACACCAACCAGGAGGGCGTCGATACGAAGACGTTCCTTGTGGGTGACAAGATCGCGGTCGTGGTCAACGGCACGTTGCCCGCGCACCTGCTCAATCCTCTCGCTTCCTATTCCATCACGGATGATCTGACGGGTTCGACCGAGTGGATCGATTGGCAGTCCGGCAAGGTGTTCGTGGACGGCGAGGACGTGACCGATCAGTTCGACATCGTGATCGATCAGGGCGCGAGGACCGCTACCGCCACGGCGAAGGCCTCCTACATCGCCGCGACGATGTTCAAGACCTCGGAATCCGAGGTGAAGTTCTATCTTGAGGGCGTCATCAAGGCCGGCGCGACGGCGGGCAAGAAGATCCAGCTCACGAACGTCGCCTCCGAGACCTGGAACAACGAAACCATCGAGACCAACGAACCTCCCGTGTTCGTGTGGACGCCGAACCCGGACAAGGCGTGGGTCAAGCTCGACTCCGACGGCGACTGGGTGACGGTGACCGATCCGACGAAGAGCGACATGGTTGGTGCCGATAACGACTACTTCCGCTTGGGCGACCGAGTGGCGGCGGTCATCAACGGCACGCTGCCGACCGGCTTGGGCCGTGTCCCCGAGATCAGCTTCTCGGACGACTATTCGGCCGTCGATTCGATCCTCGATCTGGACGCCGACAACATCCGTGTCTATGAGCAGGACGCCTCCACCTCGGAGACCTCCAGCATCGACGGCATCAACAAGACCGGCACGGATGTCACCGACCGCTTCGACATCACGACGGATGGTACCAAGGTGACCGTCAACGCGCACGACGACTACGAGGCCGAACAGAAGGATCTCGCGGTTGCGAAGCAGATCACCGTGCTGGTGACCTTCGACGTGCAGTTCGACACCACCGAACTGCTCGAAAGCTACGGCAAGGAGCAGGGTGACGAGCTGAATACCTGCGTTGACCCGAGCGGCGCGGATCTCGACAATGTCGGCTCCCAGACCGTGGGCGGCTCCACCGTGGACACCAACAGCCCGAAGATCTGCGTGACCGTGCCCCCGATCCACAAGCAGGTCATCGCCGAGTCCTCCCAGGGCGGCGACCAGTCCGACATCGACGAGCAGGTCGTGTTCCCCGGCCAGACCGTGGAGTACACGGTGAGGGTCGATCCCCAGATCCCGGCCGACCAGGCCTACGAGGTGACTGTGTTGAAGCTCTCGGACACGTATTCGGAGTACACCACCGCGAACAAGCAGACGCTTGAGATCACGGACCTCAACACCGGCTCGGTGATTCCGAAGAAGACCGGCTACACCGTCTCGTGGGATGACGATGCTCACAGCTTCGTGGTGACCTTCAGCAAGGATTGGGTGGCCGCGAACTGGCAGGCCGGCTCGAATCCGCGCCTCCTGCTGCGCTTCGAGGCCAAGGTGCACGACGACGCCCCGACCGACAAGACCATCGACAACAAGGCGGCTTTGACGGTCAACAACGGCGTCACCGAGTCCAACGAGGTGACGAACAACCCGCCGGTCATCACGCCGAAGAAGCAGGACACCCAGAAGGATCCGACGATCAGCATCGACGGCAAGACCGCGCTCCTGGGCGACAAGGTCTACTACCGCGTCAGCATCGACGCCACCGACCTTTCCAACGCCGCATACAAGGTGTGGCGCTTGGGCATGGTCGATGACTGGGACGAGGAGTATCTGAGCCTGGACGAGACCGGCATCGAGGTGCTGGACGAGTCCGGTGTGGACCACACCGCCGATTTCAACATCCAGGTGCAGGACGGCGTGGTCTATGCCTTCGCAAAGCTCGTGGACACGTACATCGACGCGACGGGCGAGACCGTGCCGGGCGACCCCCAGCCCACGGACCTCAAGGCCTACAGCGAGTTGACCGACGCGGACTATGACCCGCTCGCGGATCCCGCGATCGACCAGTCGCTGCTGGGCCACACCTACACCGTGGTCCTGCCGATGACGGTCATCAAGGTCACCGACGGCTACGTGGTCTCCAACACCGCCACGCAGATCGCCAACGACACGCGCGTCGAGACGAACACCGTCACCAATCCGCTGAAGGAGATCAACCCCTCCAAGGACGTGACCGTGAGCGTGGGCGGCGACAGCGTGAACGGCCACTCGGTCTACAAGGATCGTCTGTTTTTGTACAAGCTCGACAGCTCGATTCTGCCCACGGATCGCGCCTACCCGGTCATCACGGACTGGGGCGGCACGGACCAGCTCGACACCGCCAACGACGAGTACACCGGCCAATGGGCCATCTACGCCAGCCGCGACCTCTACCGTGACGGTGAGGTGATCGCCCAGGCGGGCGAACGCATCGCCGGAAGCAACTTCGACTCCTCGAAGTTCGGCGGCGCGCTGTTCACCGTCGAGACCGACGACAACGGCCTGGTGACCGTCAACGCGACCCAGGCCTACCTGGATCTGGTGAGCGCCGACAACGAGCACGAGGCCGGCTGGACCCTGTACATCCAGTGCAAGCGCCTCAACGTCGTGGACAAGGTCGAGAACGTGTGGACCGAAACGCTCAACGGCCAGCCGCGCGAGTCCAACACCGTGTGGACCCGCACGCCCGACATGACCCCGAGCCTGTCGATCGAGAAGTGGGACACGGCCAGCGGCATCGAGACCGGCGACCGCGACTCCACCGACCAGGCCCTCAAGATGGACGGCGACTCCACGGAGATCACCTTCACCATCACAAACACGAGCGGTGTCGATCCGGACACGGGCGACGGCGCGTGGTTCAAGGCCAGTGACCTTGATTTGAGTGATTCCACGATCGTGGGCGACGCCCAGATCGATATGGACTCCTTGGTCTACCCGGACGGCTGGGATGATCTGGTGCTCAAGCCGGGTGAGAGCGTCGATGTCAGGGGCACGCTCAAGGGCGTCTCGGAGGGGTCGAATCACACCGACCGCGCGATCGTCACCGGCACCCCGCTGGTCGAATGTGCGGCCGACACGTCCGACCCGTTCGGCGACGAGGTCGATCCCGGCTTCACCGTCACCGGCGAAAGGGTCGAGATCGACGGCAGGCAGCTGTGCGCCGACACCCAGGTCACGTCCAACACCGACGACTGGTCCGGCTACCGAGACAAGCCCCTGGCTTCGACCGGCGTCGCCATCGGCGGCATGATCGTCGCCGCCGTCGCCATCGCGGGCGCGGGCGTCAGCCTGATCCTGGTCCGCCGCCAGCGCGCGCACTCCGCGCGTCACGCGGGCTGA
- a CDS encoding WhiB family transcriptional regulator, protein MSETIDDTMRFVRTAPLLGGRNRRPECEGFPANWADLVWGLDDEADQQARREAMRFGAMVCRECPVRIECLASAIVQRERSTLKGGLSWTTRKRIAHLAEKAGVPLQDNDLPAKQRYVLLMRWLASHPHAEDQARRQENEQRTNRRRRTSRPRIKTLPRVSPGVGQSALFD, encoded by the coding sequence ATGAGCGAGACGATTGATGACACCATGCGGTTCGTGCGGACGGCTCCGCTGTTGGGTGGTCGGAACCGGCGGCCGGAATGCGAGGGCTTCCCGGCGAATTGGGCCGATTTGGTTTGGGGATTGGACGACGAGGCGGATCAGCAGGCCCGGCGCGAGGCCATGCGCTTCGGCGCTATGGTCTGCCGCGAGTGCCCGGTCCGCATCGAGTGCCTGGCTTCGGCAATCGTGCAGCGGGAAAGGTCCACACTCAAGGGCGGATTGTCCTGGACGACGCGCAAGCGTATCGCGCATCTGGCCGAGAAGGCCGGCGTGCCCTTGCAGGATAATGACCTGCCGGCCAAGCAACGATACGTGCTGCTGATGCGATGGCTCGCCTCGCATCCTCATGCCGAAGATCAGGCGCGCCGTCAGGAGAACGAGCAGCGGACCAATCGGCGGCGTAGAACATCGCGGCCACGGATCAAGACGCTTCCCAGGGTCTCCCCCGGCGTCGGACAATCCGCGCTGTTCGACTGA